Proteins from a genomic interval of Shewanella seohaensis:
- a CDS encoding FAD-dependent oxidoreductase: MLSSQAYDIAIVGGGMVGLATAIGLAQANLNVVVIDAQSTQAVSGEPRLRVSAINKASQRLLEHLGAWHYVDASRATPYQKMAVWDKDGFGKIAFDASSISEPSLGAIIENDAISYALAKRASEFDNITHIENQRIERIAFGEREAWLTLANGADADIESVSAALVIAADGANSWVREQCKIPLTFWDYGHHAIVATIRSEMPHLATARQVFLQDGPLAFLPLYEDNLSSIVWSVPPERATELLEMAPEQFERNLTAAFDGRLGICKLESERQAFPLRMRYARHFARHRLVLAGDAAHTIHPLAGQGVNLGFLDAASIIEVIGELHEAGKDIGDYAQLRALERWRKADAMEMIAAMEGFKRLFEGSNPLKKAIRDLGLNLVDNVAGLKTVFMQQAMGNKSSLPKLCR; the protein is encoded by the coding sequence ATGTTAAGTTCACAAGCCTATGACATTGCCATTGTGGGTGGCGGCATGGTGGGACTCGCCACCGCGATAGGATTGGCGCAGGCCAACTTGAATGTCGTCGTGATCGATGCTCAAAGCACCCAAGCCGTGAGCGGTGAGCCAAGGCTTAGGGTCAGCGCGATCAACAAGGCGAGCCAGCGTTTACTCGAGCACCTCGGCGCTTGGCACTATGTCGATGCCAGCCGTGCAACGCCCTATCAAAAAATGGCGGTATGGGATAAAGACGGCTTTGGTAAAATCGCCTTCGATGCCAGCAGCATCAGTGAACCTAGCCTTGGCGCCATTATCGAAAATGATGCCATCAGCTACGCCCTCGCCAAGCGCGCCAGTGAATTTGACAATATCACCCATATCGAAAACCAGCGCATAGAGCGTATCGCCTTTGGTGAGCGCGAAGCTTGGTTGACCTTAGCCAATGGCGCCGATGCTGACATTGAGAGTGTTAGCGCCGCACTGGTGATTGCCGCCGACGGTGCCAATTCTTGGGTGCGCGAACAATGTAAGATCCCGTTAACCTTCTGGGATTATGGCCATCATGCGATCGTGGCGACCATTCGCAGTGAAATGCCGCACCTTGCCACCGCCCGCCAAGTCTTTTTGCAGGACGGCCCGCTGGCCTTCTTGCCCTTATATGAAGATAACCTCAGCTCCATCGTCTGGTCAGTGCCGCCAGAGCGCGCCACCGAATTACTTGAGATGGCGCCAGAGCAGTTCGAGCGCAATCTCACCGCCGCCTTCGATGGCCGCCTCGGTATTTGCAAGCTTGAGAGTGAACGCCAAGCCTTTCCACTGCGGATGCGCTACGCCCGCCATTTTGCCCGCCACCGTTTAGTGCTCGCGGGGGATGCGGCCCACACTATTCACCCATTAGCTGGCCAAGGGGTAAACCTAGGCTTCCTTGATGCTGCCAGCATTATCGAAGTCATCGGCGAGCTACACGAGGCGGGTAAGGATATTGGCGATTATGCCCAGCTGCGCGCCCTTGAGCGTTGGCGCAAGGCCGATGCGATGGAGATGATTGCGGCGATGGAAGGCTTTAAGCGCCTGTTCGAGGGGAGCAATCCTCTTAAAAAAGCCATTCGCGATCTGGGACTCAACCTCGTTGATAATGTCGCTGGGCTGAAAACAGTGTTCATGCAACAGGCCATGGGCAATAAGTCCTCACTCCCCAAGTTATGTCGCTAG